Proteins encoded by one window of Candidatus Nitrosocosmicus hydrocola:
- a CDS encoding dodecin family protein, with amino-acid sequence MGYLKYNTSKTDIMTHVAKIIEIVGTSSKSWDDAAQVALAEATKTIHGITGIELIDMTAKVDSGTGKISDYNSTIKIAFGVEHS; translated from the coding sequence ATGGGGTATTTAAAGTATAATACATCAAAAACAGACATTATGACACATGTAGCAAAGATTATTGAAATAGTAGGCACTTCTTCAAAAAGTTGGGATGACGCAGCCCAGGTGGCTTTGGCTGAGGCGACAAAGACGATCCATGGTATTACAGGAATCGAACTAATTGATATGACCGCAAAGGTGGATTCTGGTACGGGGAAAATATCGGACTACAATTCCACCATAAAAATTGCCTTTGGGGTGGAACATTCCTAG
- a CDS encoding NADPH-dependent F420 reductase has product MKIGILGSGEVGRRLGKGCIDLGHHVMIGTRNPEKKEIQEWLKDINNKNQAFVGSFAEASAFGDLLIIATLWSGTENAIDLAIPTNFKDKIVVDTTNPLDFSKGNFPQLSIGFDNSAGETIQSILSDSKVVKAFNIVGNPHMIRPDFPCGPPTMFICGNSEDAKKTIIETLTNPFGWETIDLGGIEQCRLLEPLAMIWINHYIKTGSGNHAFKLLKK; this is encoded by the coding sequence ATGAAAATTGGAATATTAGGCTCAGGAGAGGTAGGACGTAGACTCGGCAAAGGATGTATCGATCTTGGCCATCATGTAATGATTGGGACGAGGAATCCTGAGAAAAAAGAGATTCAAGAATGGCTCAAGGATATAAACAATAAGAATCAAGCATTTGTGGGATCGTTTGCCGAAGCTTCGGCTTTTGGAGATTTACTTATTATCGCAACATTATGGAGTGGAACAGAAAATGCTATCGATCTTGCAATTCCCACCAATTTTAAGGACAAGATAGTTGTTGATACAACCAATCCCCTTGATTTTTCAAAAGGTAATTTTCCCCAATTATCAATTGGCTTTGATAATTCTGCAGGAGAAACGATTCAATCAATTTTATCCGACTCTAAAGTGGTAAAAGCATTTAACATAGTAGGAAACCCTCACATGATAAGGCCAGATTTTCCATGTGGACCTCCTACAATGTTTATCTGTGGAAATTCTGAGGATGCAAAAAAGACAATAATTGAGACGCTTACCAATCCATTTGGATGGGAAACAATAGATTTGGGTGGAATTGAGCAGTGTAGACTTTTGGAACCTCTTGCAATGATCTGGATAAATCACTACATTAAAACTGGATCCGGAAATCATGCATTTAAGTTACTAAAAAAATAG